One genomic window of Muntiacus reevesi chromosome 4, mMunRee1.1, whole genome shotgun sequence includes the following:
- the CCRL2 gene encoding C-C chemokine receptor-like 2, whose translation MANHTSAPEDDYDVLIEDDLSNNEIELCTPYDPKILSAQLVPYLYTTVFVAGLLDNILVVFILVKYKRSKQAENTCFLNLALSNLCFLLTLPFWAYAASRREGFDDPLCKILLLLYSVGLYSEAFFNVLLTMQRYQEFFRGRRHFSDCRPMASRIFISALVWVTAILVTLPELVFYKPQVESQKYKCFFIGLHFLPADETSWKHFLTLKMNILGFLLPLFALVYCCMRMGRTCQFRQRNYDLCKLVSTITVVFLLMWGPYNIALFLSAFNEQLSLHGCGNSYNLNKTIQITKIIAATHCCINPLLYVVLDKAFRKHLGHLCHLCSDTAPQPTEDPAQGTSGEEYHLTT comes from the coding sequence ATGGCTAATCACACGTCAGCACCAGAGGATGACTATGATGTCCTCATAGAGGATGATCTGAGTAACAACGAAATAGAACTATGCACCCCATACGACCCCAAGATTCTCTCAGCCCAGCTGGTGCCTTACCTCTACACTACAGTGTTCGTGGCTGGCCTCCTGGACAATATCTTGGTTGTGTTTATCCTGGTAAAATATAAACGATCCAAGCAAGCAGAAAATACCTGTTTCCTCAACTTGGCACTTTCTAACTTGTGTTTCTTGCTCACTCTGCCATTCTGGGCTTACGCGGCCTCTCGTAGGGAGGGCTTTGATGACCCCCTGTGTAAAATTCTCCTGCTGCTCTACTCCGTAGGCCTGTACAGTGAGGCCTTTTTCAATGTCCTTCTGACTATGCAAAGATACCAGGAGTTTTTCCGTGGGAGAAGGCATTTCTCGGACTGCAGGCCTATGGCTAGCAGAATCTTCATAAGTGCTCTAGTGTGGGTCACAGCCATTCTGGTCACTTTGCCTGAACTTGTTTTTTACAAACCTCAAGTGGAAAGCCAGAAATACAAGTGCTTCTTTATTGGACTTCACTTCTTACCAGCTGATGAGACATCCTGGAAGCACTTTCTGACCTTAAAGATGAACATTTTGGGATTTCTTTTGCCACTGTTTGCTCTTGTATATTGCTGCATGCGAATGGGGAGAACATGCCAGTTCAGGCAGAGGAACTATGACCTTTGCAAGCTTGTTTCCACCATAACGGTAGTTTTCCTTCTGATGTGGGGACCCTACAATATTGCACTTTTCCTGTCTGCTTTCAACGAACAGCTCTCCCTGCATGGCTGTGGGAATAGTTACAACTTGAACAAAACCATTCAGATCACGAAAATCATCGCTGCCACCCACTGCTGCATCAACCCTCTCCTCTACGTGGTTCTTGACAAGGCATTTAGGAAACACCTCGGCCACCTTTGCCACCTGTGCAGTGACACTGCACCTCAGCCCACTGAGGACCCTGCCCAAGGCACCTCAGGGGAAGAATATCACCTTACTACCTAA